The Microplitis mediator isolate UGA2020A chromosome 8, iyMicMedi2.1, whole genome shotgun sequence genome has a window encoding:
- the LOC130673029 gene encoding diuretic hormone class 2-like encodes MQKQLTLALLVIAAVTILTVIDSIDAAPFPPERQLYLEQLEDDPQAFYELIAQYYKLKELENKRAYGLDFGLSRGFSGSQTAKHLMGMAAANYAGGPGRRRRSEQA; translated from the exons ATGCAGAAACAATTAACACTGGCATTGTTAGTTATAGCCGCCGTAACTATACTAACAGTCATCGATTCAATTGATGCTGCACCTTTTCCTcc agaaCGGCAACTTTATTTGGAGCAACTAGAAGATGACCCACAAgcattttatgaattaattgcACAATATTACAAACTAAAAGAATTAGAAAA caAACGCGCTTATGGGCTCGATTTTGGACTAAGTCGGGGATTTAGCGGTTCACAGACCGCTAAACATTTGATGGGTATGGCTGCTGCCAATTATGCCGGTGGTCCTGGACGAAGGCGTCGATCAGAACAagcgtaa